The region ACCGTGGTGGATGTGGGCGGCGGGGACGGCGCCTTGCTCGAACACGTGCTGACCGCCTGCCCCGAATCCCGCGGCGTACTGCTGGAAACGGCATCGGTGGCGGAGCGGGCTCGAAGTCGATTGGCCACCGCCGGACTCGCGGAGCGCTGCGAGGTGATCGCCGGGGACTTCTTCGAATCCGTCCCCTCCGGGGGCGACCTGTACGTTCTTCGGGACATCGTGCACGACTGGCCGGACGAGAGGTGCGTGGCTCTGCTGCGGGTTTGCCGACGAGCCATGCCCCTATCGGCTGCGCTGCTGGTCATCGAGCGCAGCACACCCTCGAACGAGGATCCACATCTGCTCAACCACTTGATGGACCTCTACATGTTCGCCGTTGTCGGGGGCCGGGAACGCACTGCGGGGGAGATGGAAAGGCTGCTCTCGGACGCGGGTTTCGCCGTCCGAAAGCGGCACCGGCTCAACGGCGGTGCGGTCGCGATCGAAGCGATCCAGGCTTCCTGACGGC is a window of Saccharopolyspora phatthalungensis DNA encoding:
- a CDS encoding methyltransferase; the protein is MRQLLLGRLVSSALHAAVVLRIPDVVHEGPRTAAELAVDLDANESAVRRLVLVLINLDVLSEDPANGGLALTPFGNTLREDVPGTARHCALLVGGPIGRCWDHLLPAVRTGEPAFDATFGVDVFSYLDGAPDLQAVFYRSQAADLEITLAELAVVGWESYRTVVDVGGGDGALLEHVLTACPESRGVLLETASVAERARSRLATAGLAERCEVIAGDFFESVPSGGDLYVLRDIVHDWPDERCVALLRVCRRAMPLSAALLVIERSTPSNEDPHLLNHLMDLYMFAVVGGRERTAGEMERLLSDAGFAVRKRHRLNGGAVAIEAIQAS